The Spirulina subsalsa PCC 9445 region AAGGGCGGCTTCTAACCAGTCTTTCCCTTGATCTACTTCATTGCCAATGGCGATCGCAATCATTTCAGAATCCGTCGTCGTGACAAAACTACAATTGCGCCGCGTCAGTTCTTCTCGTAATTCTTTGGTATTGACAAGATTCCCATTATGTGCTAGGGCTAGACTCCCTAAGCGAGTTTCCACAACCGCCGGTTGAGCATTTACCTTTAAACTAGATCCCGTGGTGGAGTAGCGAGTGTGACCAACGGCAATCTCTCCCGGTAGTTTACCTAAAATCTCTTCATTAAAAACCTGAGACACTAACCCCATGTTTTTATAGTGGTGGATGGTTTCTCCGGCAAACGTGGCGATGCCAGCCGACTCCTGGCCCCGATGTTGCAAGGCATAAAGACCAAAGTAGGTTAACTTGGCAACATCTTCCTCTGGGGCATATACACCGAAGATCCCACAGGCCTCTTCCATTTTATCGGGTCTTTCAGGAGAGCGTGCTTCCGGTTGACTATTGCACTGATCAGCGTAGCGGGATTCATTAGGCATCATTAGTGATTTAAGGCTCCTCTGTGCGGCAGTGATTAAGGGTAAGTAGATTAAAAGCAACAAGTAGACTCAACCCTGAGACTGAGCCACTTGATTCTATTCAAGATAGGACGGGGAAAAGACAACGCGGCCAAATCCTCGCAAATGTTTTAAGAAAAAAGACCGACCCTTTACATCAGTTTAAATTTTTCTTAACATTTGAACAAGAAAAAGGGTCTATCCCAAGGGGGAAGGGCAAATCAAGGTGAGGGGTTTAATCCTGACCTTGAATAGGCGGCTAGAGGGTTAAGCGACGTTCTAGGGCTAAATGCCAGCGATCGCCTAACTCCTTAATGCTAACGTTAAGCAGGGTGTCTTGGTTACTCGTGAAAACCCGTAAATTGGCCGTTGCCTGTACCGTCCCCAGTAACCAAACCCCCTCCCCTAACACCGATTGAGCGTAGTCCTCCCAAAGCGCTTGGAACTCCGGGGCAACCGACACCACAATCCGCGCCCCTCCTTCCCCAAACAGCACCTCATCCCAGCGTCCATCCCCCCCTTCCAGAGTAATCTCCGCCCCCAATTCCCCTCCGAGACAACATTCCGCCAGCGCCACCCCTAGACCGCCTTCCGCGCAATCATGAGCCGACCGTAACCACCCCTGATAAATCCCCTCCCGACAGACCTCCTGCACCCGGCGTTCCGCCTCAAAATCAATGCGAGGGGGCTGACCCGCCACCGTGCCATGAACCAGTGCCAAATAGTCCGACCCCCCCAACGTCACCCCAGCAGAGCCGATTAAATACACCAAATCCCCCGCCCCTTGCCAACCTTGACCACAAAGGCGCGTCACATCCGGCACCAGCCCCACCATACCAATCACCGGAGTTGGATAAATGGCTTGAGGTTTACCCTCACTATCCAACGTCTCGTTATACAGCGACACATTCCCCCCCGTGACCGGAGTTGCAAACTCCCGACAGGCCTCCGCAATCCCTTCACAGGCCTTCGCTAACTGCCAGTAGCCCACCGGATGCTCCGGACTGCCAAAATTCAAGTTATCCGTCACCGCCAAAGGTTGCGCCCCCACACAGCTTAAATTGCGCGCCGCCTCCGCTACCGCCGCCTTTGCCCCCTCATAGGGGTCTAAATACACATAACGGGCATTACAATCCGTCGTTGCCGCCACCCCCTTAGTAAACACCGTCGCCCCCACATTGGGAATCGGTTCTTGGGGACGAATGCGAATCACCGCCGCATCAGCCCCTCCTGGCAGCAACACCGTATTATTTTGAACTTGGTGGTCATATTGGCGATAAACCCAGCGTTTCGAGGCCAGAGAGGGGCTATCCAACAAGCGCAACAACACCGCCCCCCAACTCAGGGACTCTCCCCCCACCACAATTCCCGCCCCATCACAGGGCGGTAACTCCTCCGTCGTCCACCGCCAAGCCTTTTGGGCATAGTCCGGCGCTTGGGGCAGCAATTCCCGATGGTAGATGGGCGTATTATCCGCCAAAGCCGTGGCCGGAATTTCCGCCGCCACTTCCCCTTGAAACAAAATCCGCACAATGGGTTCCTCAATCACGACCCCAGCCATTACCGCCTGAAGACCCCAACGGTGGAAAATGTCGATTAACTCCTGTTCCCGTCCCTTGTGCGCCACAAAAAGCATCCGTTCCTGAGATTCTGAGAGCAGGTACTCATAAGGCACCATCCCCGTTTCCCGCACGGGAATTTTATCCAGGTCTAACTCAATGCCGACTCCCCCTTTAGCCGCCATTTCCGAGGTGGAACAGGTAATCCCGGCGGCTCCCATATCTTGGGCAGAAGCCACAGCCCCA contains the following coding sequences:
- the purL gene encoding phosphoribosylformylglycinamidine synthase subunit PurL, translated to MSAPFSPQEIAAEGLKPEEYEEIVHRLGRHPNKAELGMFGVMWSEHCCYKNSRPLLGQFPTTGEHILVGPGENAGIVDLGDGLHLAFKIESHNHPSAIEPFQGAATGVGGILRDIFTMGARPIAILNSLRFGTLDNARTRRIFSGVVEGISHYGNCVGVPTVGGEVYFDPAYTGNPLVNAMALGIMETPEIVKAGAIGVGNPVLYVGSTTGRDGMGGASFASSELTDQSMDDRPAVQVGDPFLEKSLIEACLEAFKTGAVASAQDMGAAGITCSTSEMAAKGGVGIELDLDKIPVRETGMVPYEYLLSESQERMLFVAHKGREQELIDIFHRWGLQAVMAGVVIEEPIVRILFQGEVAAEIPATALADNTPIYHRELLPQAPDYAQKAWRWTTEELPPCDGAGIVVGGESLSWGAVLLRLLDSPSLASKRWVYRQYDHQVQNNTVLLPGGADAAVIRIRPQEPIPNVGATVFTKGVAATTDCNARYVYLDPYEGAKAAVAEAARNLSCVGAQPLAVTDNLNFGSPEHPVGYWQLAKACEGIAEACREFATPVTGGNVSLYNETLDSEGKPQAIYPTPVIGMVGLVPDVTRLCGQGWQGAGDLVYLIGSAGVTLGGSDYLALVHGTVAGQPPRIDFEAERRVQEVCREGIYQGWLRSAHDCAEGGLGVALAECCLGGELGAEITLEGGDGRWDEVLFGEGGARIVVSVAPEFQALWEDYAQSVLGEGVWLLGTVQATANLRVFTSNQDTLLNVSIKELGDRWHLALERRLTL